From the genome of Cytobacillus firmus, one region includes:
- a CDS encoding NAD-dependent epimerase/dehydratase family protein → MKVLVTGGLGFIGSHLADRYVDLGYEVIIMDNLSSGTLANLNPNARFFSMSLLDKEVSDLLRKEKPDIINHHAAQVNVRNSVADPLFDIDTNLLGTVKLLEAAGQAGVKKFIFSSSGGTVYGATPNLPTSEEYKTNPISPYGINKLASEYYIDFYAKLYGFQSVILRYSNVYGIRQNPLSESGVISIFAHRIKNHLQPVIYGNGEQVRDYIHVSDVVNANIMLSQLDSSLYGTYNVGTGKGTSLNKLLTFFYQIFPDAKSPIYKDAKEGDLLFNVLSINKLASLGWSPKLTLQEGINQLCQIQGDIT, encoded by the coding sequence ATGAAGGTACTAGTTACAGGGGGACTGGGCTTTATAGGGTCGCATCTTGCAGACCGCTATGTGGACCTCGGTTATGAAGTGATTATTATGGATAATCTTTCAAGCGGTACACTAGCTAATCTGAATCCTAATGCCCGCTTTTTTTCAATGTCTCTGTTAGATAAAGAAGTCTCTGATCTATTAAGAAAGGAAAAACCAGACATTATTAATCATCACGCAGCACAAGTAAATGTAAGAAATTCTGTCGCTGATCCCTTATTCGATATTGATACGAATTTGCTAGGAACAGTTAAGCTATTGGAAGCAGCTGGCCAGGCTGGTGTTAAAAAGTTTATTTTCTCTTCATCGGGAGGTACGGTATACGGTGCAACACCAAATCTGCCAACTTCCGAAGAATACAAAACAAATCCCATTTCCCCATACGGAATAAATAAGCTTGCATCTGAGTATTATATTGATTTCTACGCAAAATTATATGGGTTTCAATCGGTTATCTTACGTTACTCAAATGTATATGGAATCCGTCAAAATCCATTATCCGAGTCTGGTGTAATTTCAATTTTTGCACATAGAATAAAAAATCACTTGCAGCCAGTTATCTATGGTAATGGAGAGCAAGTCCGTGATTATATTCATGTCAGTGATGTTGTAAATGCGAATATAATGCTTAGCCAATTAGATTCCTCTTTATATGGAACTTATAACGTAGGAACAGGTAAAGGCACTTCTTTAAATAAGCTTCTCACCTTCTTTTATCAGATTTTTCCAGATGCCAAGTCACCGATATATAAAGATGCTAAGGAAGGCGACTTGTTATTCAATGTACTATCTATTAATA